DNA sequence from the Brachybacterium avium genome:
AGCCTGCGCCGCGCCCTCGTCGAGGTGCACGGTGCCGGCACCGCGGGTCGCGAAGCGGAGCCACACCAGTCTGGATCGGCGCCGACCATGCTGCGCCGGGAAGAACGTGCCCACATCCTGCCCCGCGATGCCGGCGGAGAACTTCTCGGTGGAGGTCATCAGCGCGGCGGTGCCGGTGGTGGAGGCGAGCTGGGCGGCCGAGAGCTTGGTGACCATGCCGCCGGTGCCGACCTTGGTGCCGACCGTGCCGATGCTGACTCCCGCCAGCCGGGCCACGTCCTCCACCTGGCCGATGCGCTCGGCGCCGGGCTCTCGAGGCGGTGCGGTGTACAGGGCGTCGACATCGGTGAGCAGGATCAGCGCATCCGCGCCGAGCAGCTGCGCCACCAGCGCGGCCAGACGGTCGTTGTCGCCGAAGCGGATCTCGTGGGTGGCGGTGGTGTCGTTCTCGTTGATCACCGGGACGGTGCCCAGCCCCAGCAGCGTCTCCAGCGCAGTGCGCACGTTGCGGTAGGTCTGCCGGCGGATCACGTCGGACTCCGTGAGCAGCACCTGCCCGGTGATCCGGCCATGCCGGGCGAAGGCGGTCTGCCAGGCACCGGCCAGCAGCGCCTGGCCGACGCTCGCGGCGGCCTGCTGCAGCGCCACGGCTGCCGGGCGCTCCGCCAGCCCCAGCGGGCCGAGCGC
Encoded proteins:
- the proB gene encoding glutamate 5-kinase gives rise to the protein MSVAELRQPERLTTRDSLPSARRIVVKIGSSSLTDEQGRLDEEHIQGIADTAAGLAERGTELVIVSSGAIAAALGPLGLAERPAAVALQQAAASVGQALLAGAWQTAFARHGRITGQVLLTESDVIRRQTYRNVRTALETLLGLGTVPVINENDTTATHEIRFGDNDRLAALVAQLLGADALILLTDVDALYTAPPREPGAERIGQVEDVARLAGVSIGTVGTKVGTGGMVTKLSAAQLASTTGTAALMTSTEKFSAGIAGQDVGTFFPAQHGRRRSRLVWLRFATRGAGTVHLDEGAAQAVRDRHRSLLAVGVSRVEGTFPAGVPVDLAAPDGEVIARGLTSFSSDELRAMAGLGTEEARERLGDRFSRPAIHRDQLVVL